One window of the Deinococcus aerius genome contains the following:
- the mgsA gene encoding methylglyoxal synthase yields MTSPPADRRQVALIAHDRKKLELALFALSHREVLSRFHLVATGTTGGILAQKTGLTVERVLSGPMGGDQQIGARISEERVLAVFFFRDPLTAQPHEPDVSALVRLCDVHDIPLATNPASAEALVLWLEKQG; encoded by the coding sequence GTGACCAGCCCCCCCGCGGACCGGCGACAGGTCGCCCTGATCGCCCACGACCGCAAGAAGCTCGAACTCGCCCTCTTCGCCCTGAGCCACCGTGAAGTGCTGAGCCGCTTTCACCTCGTCGCCACCGGCACGACGGGGGGCATCCTGGCCCAGAAGACGGGCCTCACGGTCGAGCGGGTCCTCTCCGGCCCGATGGGCGGCGACCAGCAGATCGGCGCCCGCATCTCCGAGGAGCGCGTCCTGGCCGTCTTCTTCTTCCGTGACCCCCTCACCGCCCAGCCCCACGAGCCCGACGTGTCCGCCCTGGTGCGGCTGTGCGACGTGCACGACATCCCCCTCGCCACCAACCCGGCGAGCGCGGAGGCGCTGGTGCTGTGGCTGGAGAAGCAGGGATAG
- a CDS encoding IS5 family transposase: MTRRGYPSDADDDTYLFLPYLLLSPEDARQREYAVREVLNALGWVARTGAPWAYLPHDFPPAETVCQQAHRWFEAGCFENAAHDLRVLSRVERSRNGEPTAIIIDSRTLQSTPESGHRAGFDGAKKRKGTKVHLAVDTLGHLLAVLTTPAHEQDRAQVKDLCLEVQEATGVNVEVAFVDQGYTGERTALEATEAGVDLVVVKRPGATKGFILLPRRWVVERSFAWLSRFRSLGRDLERLPSTLVGFHFLAAGVLLCNNPNPLFA; encoded by the coding sequence CTTCCTCCCGTACCTGCTGCTCAGCCCTGAAGACGCACGACAGCGGGAATATGCAGTCCGGGAGGTGCTGAATGCGTTGGGCTGGGTCGCTCGCACGGGGGCACCGTGGGCCTACCTCCCCCACGATTTTCCCCCAGCGGAGACGGTGTGCCAACAGGCGCACCGCTGGTTTGAGGCCGGGTGCTTCGAAAACGCCGCCCACGACCTGCGGGTGCTCTCCCGCGTCGAGCGGTCCAGAAACGGGGAGCCGACGGCCATCATCATCGACAGCCGCACGCTGCAAAGCACGCCCGAGAGCGGCCACCGCGCGGGGTTTGATGGCGCGAAAAAGCGCAAGGGCACCAAGGTGCATCTGGCCGTAGACACCCTGGGTCATCTCCTGGCGGTGTTGACGACCCCGGCCCATGAGCAGGACAGGGCACAGGTCAAAGACCTGTGCCTGGAGGTGCAGGAAGCCACCGGCGTGAACGTTGAGGTGGCGTTCGTGGATCAGGGCTATACGGGAGAGCGGACTGCCCTGGAGGCGACCGAGGCGGGCGTGGACCTGGTGGTGGTGAAACGCCCGGGGGCGACCAAGGGCTTCATCCTGCTGCCGCGACGCTGGGTCGTGGAACGCTCCTTTGCCTGGTTGTCACGCTTCAGGAGCTTGGGACGGGACCTCGAACGCTTGCCGTCCACGCTGGTCGGCTTCCATTTCCTGGCCGCCGGCGTTCTGCTCTGTAACAACCCCAACCCCCTGTTTGCGTAG
- a CDS encoding ROK family protein, with translation MTQTAEQVSIGVDVGGTKIATGVLRGGELHDRHVQPTPETGWEAVLDAIAAQVATLQATHPDAARVGVGVPGPLNMERTRVKFAPNIYGFTDVPLVDGLRDRLGQRVVLENDAKAAALAEAYLGAARGTESSVYVTVSTGIGSGIVLNGRIWRGRHGIAGELGHVTVMPGGPVSGAGLDGALEALASGTAIARDASYALNREVSTAEAFALAAQGHPVAGRVVHQALRHIGVALADIQKFLDPEVFVIGGGVASVGDLFFQGVQAAADEYAGSFAPVTIRRAQLGTEAGVIGAALAAQQEGA, from the coding sequence GTGACGCAAACGGCAGAACAGGTCAGCATCGGCGTGGACGTGGGCGGAACCAAGATCGCCACCGGGGTCCTGCGGGGCGGCGAGCTCCACGACCGGCATGTCCAGCCCACCCCCGAAACGGGCTGGGAGGCCGTCCTCGACGCCATCGCCGCGCAGGTGGCGACGCTCCAGGCCACGCACCCCGACGCCGCGCGGGTCGGCGTGGGCGTGCCCGGCCCCCTGAACATGGAGCGCACCCGGGTGAAGTTCGCGCCGAACATCTACGGCTTCACCGACGTGCCGCTGGTGGACGGCCTGCGCGACCGCCTGGGCCAGCGTGTGGTGCTGGAGAACGACGCGAAGGCTGCCGCGCTCGCCGAGGCGTACCTGGGCGCGGCGCGCGGCACGGAGAGCAGCGTGTACGTGACGGTCAGCACCGGCATCGGCTCGGGCATCGTGCTGAACGGCCGCATCTGGCGGGGGCGGCACGGCATCGCGGGGGAACTCGGGCACGTGACCGTCATGCCGGGCGGCCCGGTGAGCGGCGCGGGGCTGGACGGGGCGCTGGAGGCCCTCGCCAGCGGCACCGCCATCGCCCGCGACGCGAGCTACGCCCTGAACCGCGAGGTAAGCACCGCCGAGGCCTTTGCCCTCGCCGCGCAGGGCCACCCGGTCGCCGGGCGGGTCGTCCACCAGGCGCTGCGGCATATCGGCGTGGCGCTCGCCGACATCCAGAAGTTCCTCGACCCGGAGGTGTTCGTGATCGGCGGAGGTGTCGCCAGCGTGGGGGACCTGTTCTTCCAGGGCGTGCAGGCGGCGGCGGACGAGTACGCCGGGTCCTTTGCCCCCGTCACCATCCGCCGCGCGCAGCTCGGGACGGAGGCGGGGGTCATCGGGGCGGCGCTCGCGGCGCAGCAGGAAGGCGCGTGA
- a CDS encoding acyl-CoA thioesterase, translating to MSGNDSGSRGGAAALAGLDWSRAHRTPIQMRYGDIDAMGHLNNAVYVQYLETSRVILMRDLGVREQDDHSVIARLELDYRREVRWGQAVEVESLVERVGRTSWTVASRLLADGEPSAYARTVQVRVDADHRPEPLPERVRSAFAPLLVVPSGGVPG from the coding sequence ATGAGTGGCAACGACTCCGGTTCCCGGGGCGGGGCAGCAGCCCTGGCTGGCCTCGACTGGTCCCGCGCGCACCGCACCCCCATCCAGATGCGCTACGGCGACATCGACGCGATGGGGCACCTGAACAACGCCGTGTACGTGCAGTACCTCGAAACCTCACGGGTGATCCTGATGCGCGACCTGGGCGTGCGGGAGCAGGACGACCACTCGGTGATCGCCCGCCTGGAACTCGACTACCGCCGCGAGGTGCGCTGGGGCCAGGCGGTCGAGGTCGAGTCCCTCGTCGAGCGGGTGGGCCGCACGAGCTGGACGGTGGCCTCGCGCCTGCTGGCCGACGGGGAGCCCAGCGCCTACGCCCGCACCGTGCAGGTCCGGGTGGACGCCGATCACCGCCCCGAGCCCCTGCCCGAGCGGGTGCGCTCGGCCTTCGCGCCGCTCCTCGTCGTGCCCAGCGGGGGTGTTCCCGGATGA
- a CDS encoding aminopeptidase, with product MLRPVTSLSFEERLRNYARLAVRVGLGVREGQRVLVQAPVETAPLARLVVREAYAAGASFVDVRWDDDDVQLARFSLGPEGSFEQISRWRVDAELETAEAGGAVIAIRATNPNLLANVDPARVTTHQRALAAYRKPYMGQVMTNSLNWNLISAPVPEWSELMFPGVSREEAVQKQWDAIFAATRADQPDPVAAWTQHLADLKRRRDLLTEKQYAALHFKGGETDLTVGLADDHIWGGGAADTPSGITFTANIPTEEVWTAPHRERVDGAVVSTKPLSYNGVLIEGIRIRFEGGRVVEATARQGQETLRQMIDTDEGSHRLGEVALVPHSSPISRSGLFFFNTLYDENAASHIAIGSAYRFNVRGGVEMTTEEFAAKGGNDSLTHVDWMIGSGEMDVDGITKSGEREPVMRAGEFVI from the coding sequence ATGCTGCGCCCCGTGACCAGTTTGAGTTTCGAGGAGAGGCTGCGTAACTACGCGCGGCTGGCGGTGCGAGTCGGTCTGGGTGTGCGCGAAGGGCAGCGCGTGCTGGTACAGGCGCCGGTGGAGACGGCCCCGCTGGCCCGCCTCGTCGTGCGGGAGGCCTACGCGGCGGGCGCGAGCTTTGTGGACGTGCGCTGGGACGACGACGACGTGCAGCTCGCCCGCTTCAGCCTGGGGCCCGAGGGATCCTTCGAGCAGATCAGCCGGTGGCGGGTGGACGCCGAGCTGGAGACGGCGGAGGCGGGCGGCGCGGTGATCGCTATTCGGGCGACAAATCCCAACCTGCTGGCGAACGTGGACCCGGCCCGGGTGACGACCCACCAGCGGGCGCTGGCCGCCTACCGCAAGCCCTACATGGGGCAGGTGATGACCAACAGCCTGAACTGGAACCTGATCTCCGCCCCCGTCCCCGAGTGGTCCGAGCTGATGTTCCCCGGTGTTTCCCGAGAGGAGGCTGTCCAGAAGCAGTGGGACGCGATCTTCGCCGCCACCCGGGCGGATCAGCCCGACCCGGTGGCGGCGTGGACGCAACACCTCGCGGACCTCAAGCGGCGCCGGGACCTCCTGACGGAAAAGCAGTACGCGGCGCTGCACTTCAAGGGGGGCGAGACCGACCTCACCGTGGGCCTGGCCGACGACCATATCTGGGGCGGCGGGGCGGCGGACACCCCCTCCGGCATCACCTTCACGGCGAACATCCCCACCGAGGAGGTCTGGACCGCCCCGCACCGCGAGCGGGTGGACGGCGCGGTCGTGAGTACCAAGCCGCTCTCGTACAACGGCGTGCTCATCGAGGGCATCCGCATCCGCTTCGAGGGCGGGCGTGTCGTCGAGGCGACGGCGCGCCAGGGTCAGGAGACGCTGCGCCAGATGATCGACACCGACGAGGGCAGCCACCGCCTGGGTGAGGTCGCGCTGGTGCCGCACTCCAGCCCGATCAGCCGCTCCGGGCTGTTCTTCTTCAACACGCTTTACGACGAGAACGCGGCCTCCCATATCGCCATCGGCAGCGCGTACCGCTTCAATGTGCGCGGCGGCGTGGAGATGACGACCGAGGAATTCGCCGCGAAGGGCGGCAACGACTCCCTCACCCACGTGGACTGGATGATCGGCTCGGGCGAGATGGACGTGGACGGGATCACGAAGTCGGGCGAGCGCGAGCCGGTGATGCGCGCGGGCGAGTTCGTGATCTGA